One genomic region from Streptomyces sp. NBC_00582 encodes:
- a CDS encoding P-II family nitrogen regulator codes for MKLITAVVKPHRLDEIKEALQAFGVHGLTVTEASGYGRQRGHTEVYRGAEYTVDLVPKIRIEVLAEDDDAEQLIDVIVKAARTGKIGDGKVWSLPVETAVRVRTGERGPDAL; via the coding sequence ATGAAGCTCATCACCGCCGTCGTGAAGCCCCACCGGCTCGACGAGATCAAGGAAGCCCTGCAGGCCTTCGGCGTGCACGGCCTGACGGTCACCGAGGCGAGCGGTTACGGTCGTCAGAGGGGACACACCGAGGTCTACCGCGGCGCCGAGTACACGGTCGACCTGGTCCCCAAGATCCGCATCGAGGTACTGGCCGAGGACGACGACGCCGAGCAGCTCATCGACGTCATCGTCAAGGCGGCCCGCACCGGCAAGATCGGTGACGGCAAGGTCTGGTCCCTCCCGGTCGAGACGGCCGTACGGGTCCGTACCGGCGAGCGCGGCCCGGACGCGCTCTGA
- the nsdA gene encoding transcriptional repressor NsdA encodes MSGNDGSGSNASHADKRPNELLTSWFVRSGWSKGELARQVNRRARQLGANHISTDTSRVRRWLDGENPREPIPRILSELFSERFGCVVSVEDLGLRATRQAPSATGVDLPWTGPQAVALLSEFSRSDLMLARRGFLGTSLALSAGPSLIEPMQRWLVPTPPAPLTEPDSVPTSRARGRLSRPELDLLESTTVMFRQWDAQCGGGLRRKAVVGQLHEVTDLLQEPQPETTSRKLFKVAAELAELAGWMSYDVGLQPTAQKYFVLALHAAKEAGDRPLGSYVLSSMSRQMIHLGRPEDALELIHLAQYGSRDCASPRTQSMLYAMEARAYANMGQPGRCKRAVRMAEDTFADADDWDEPDPDWIRFFSEAELYGENSHSFRDLAYVAGRSPAYASLAEPLMEKAVRLFADDPDHKRSYVLNLIGMATVHLLRKEPGQSATLAAQAMYEAKKVRSERVNTRIRKTVDSAVRDFGDLSEVVDLTERLAMELPETAEAV; translated from the coding sequence GTGAGCGGCAACGACGGAAGCGGGAGTAACGCTTCGCATGCGGACAAGCGCCCGAACGAGCTGCTCACCTCCTGGTTCGTGCGCAGCGGCTGGTCGAAGGGTGAGCTGGCCCGTCAAGTCAACCGTCGTGCACGTCAGTTGGGCGCCAACCACATCTCCACGGACACCTCACGCGTGCGCCGCTGGCTGGACGGCGAGAACCCCCGCGAGCCCATCCCCAGGATCCTGTCCGAGCTGTTCTCCGAGCGGTTCGGCTGTGTCGTCTCGGTCGAGGACCTCGGTCTGCGCGCCACACGCCAGGCGCCCTCCGCGACCGGTGTCGACCTCCCCTGGACGGGTCCGCAGGCGGTGGCCCTGCTCAGCGAGTTCTCGCGCAGCGACCTGATGCTGGCGCGGCGCGGCTTCCTCGGAACGTCGCTGGCGCTGTCCGCGGGCCCGTCCCTCATCGAGCCGATGCAGCGCTGGCTCGTCCCCACCCCGCCCGCCCCGCTCACCGAACCGGACTCCGTCCCCACCAGCCGGGCCCGCGGCCGGCTCTCCAGGCCCGAGCTGGACCTGCTGGAGTCCACCACCGTGATGTTCCGGCAGTGGGACGCCCAGTGCGGCGGCGGACTGCGCCGCAAGGCCGTCGTCGGCCAGCTCCACGAGGTGACCGACCTCCTCCAGGAACCCCAGCCCGAGACCACCTCCCGCAAGCTGTTCAAGGTCGCCGCCGAGCTGGCCGAACTCGCCGGCTGGATGAGCTACGACGTGGGGCTCCAGCCGACCGCCCAGAAGTACTTCGTCCTCGCCCTGCACGCCGCCAAGGAGGCCGGCGACCGGCCGCTCGGCTCGTACGTGCTGTCCAGCATGAGCCGCCAGATGATCCACCTCGGACGGCCCGAGGACGCGCTGGAGCTGATCCACCTCGCGCAGTACGGCAGCCGCGACTGCGCGAGCCCGCGCACCCAGTCCATGCTGTATGCGATGGAGGCCCGCGCCTACGCCAACATGGGCCAGCCGGGGCGCTGCAAACGGGCCGTGCGGATGGCCGAGGACACCTTCGCCGACGCCGACGACTGGGACGAGCCGGACCCCGACTGGATCCGCTTCTTCTCCGAGGCCGAGCTGTACGGCGAGAACAGCCACTCCTTCCGCGACCTCGCCTATGTCGCCGGCCGCAGCCCCGCCTACGCCTCCCTCGCCGAGCCCCTGATGGAGAAGGCCGTCCGGCTGTTCGCGGACGACCCCGACCACAAGCGTTCGTACGTGCTGAACCTCATCGGCATGGCCACCGTCCATCTGCTGCGCAAGGAGCCCGGCCAGAGCGCCACCCTGGCCGCGCAGGCCATGTACGAGGCCAAGAAGGTCCGCTCCGAGCGCGTGAACACTCGTATTCGAAAGACCGTCGACAGCGCCGTCCGCGACTTCGGGGACCTCTCCGAGGTCGTCGACCTCACCGAGCGGCTCGCCATGGAGCTGCCGGAGACCGCCGAGGCCGTCTGA
- the ftsH gene encoding ATP-dependent zinc metalloprotease FtsH, with the protein MSNAAPPRRAPDQPWRSEGTPDDGTRPPGGSGGRRPRGRWWGLAVTAVIVFVVVYVGLNYLGQGNEPTISYTEFSKQVDEGNVEKIYSKGDAIQGQLRKARDDPDDGGTYTRFKTQRPAFADDDLWQNLSSHDVTVTARPVVQQRSLVSNLLISLIPIVLLVAVWIFFARRFAGGLGGAGGMLGRKAPPKPVELLPGTQRTTFADVAGIDEVKGELDDVVDFLEHPDAYRRMGAKMPRGVLLAGSPGTGKTLLARAVAGEAGVPFFSASASEFIEMIVGVGASRVRELFAEARKVAPSIIFIDEIDTIGRVRSGGASVSGHDEREQTLNQILTEMDGFSGSEGVIVIAATNRADILDPALTRPGRFDRVVNVSPPDRGGREAILRIHTREIPLAPDVDLTQVARTTPGMTGADLANLANEAALLAVKRKQAQVTASDLSEALEKVQLGAERTLVMPEEDRRRTAYHESGHALLGMLQPGADPVRKVTIVPRGRALGVTMSTPEVERYAHSEEYLRGRIIGALGGMAAEEVIYGVVTTGAENDLEQVTNIARGMVARWGMSDRVGRLSALPSDAQQAYGLAAAPATLDVIDDEMRRIVDECYEEALRKLRDHRGQLDALAGALLEHETLEEADAYRVAGITRLTKDPDA; encoded by the coding sequence ATGAGCAATGCCGCTCCGCCGCGCAGGGCCCCCGACCAGCCATGGCGCTCCGAGGGCACCCCGGACGACGGAACCCGGCCTCCCGGCGGCTCCGGTGGCAGACGGCCCCGGGGCCGCTGGTGGGGACTCGCCGTCACCGCGGTGATCGTCTTCGTGGTCGTCTACGTCGGACTGAACTATCTCGGCCAGGGCAACGAACCGACGATCTCGTACACGGAGTTCAGCAAGCAGGTCGACGAGGGCAACGTCGAGAAGATCTACTCCAAGGGCGACGCGATCCAGGGCCAGCTCAGGAAGGCGCGGGACGACCCCGACGACGGGGGCACCTACACCCGGTTCAAGACCCAGCGCCCCGCTTTCGCCGACGACGACCTCTGGCAGAACCTGAGCAGCCACGACGTCACCGTCACCGCCCGCCCGGTCGTGCAGCAGCGCAGTCTGGTGTCCAACCTGCTGATCTCGCTGATCCCGATCGTGCTGCTGGTCGCGGTGTGGATCTTCTTCGCCCGGCGGTTCGCCGGGGGTCTCGGCGGAGCGGGCGGGATGCTCGGCCGCAAGGCGCCCCCGAAGCCGGTCGAGCTGCTGCCCGGCACCCAGCGCACCACCTTCGCCGACGTGGCCGGGATCGACGAGGTCAAGGGCGAACTGGACGACGTCGTCGACTTCCTGGAGCACCCCGACGCCTACCGCAGGATGGGCGCGAAGATGCCCCGCGGGGTGCTGCTCGCGGGCTCGCCCGGCACCGGCAAGACCCTGCTGGCGCGCGCGGTGGCCGGCGAGGCGGGGGTGCCGTTCTTCTCGGCCTCCGCGTCCGAGTTCATCGAGATGATCGTCGGGGTCGGCGCGTCCCGGGTCCGTGAACTGTTCGCCGAGGCCCGCAAGGTGGCGCCGTCGATCATCTTCATCGACGAGATCGACACCATCGGCCGGGTCCGCAGCGGGGGCGCCTCGGTGAGCGGCCACGACGAGCGTGAGCAGACCCTGAACCAGATCCTCACCGAGATGGACGGCTTCTCCGGCTCCGAGGGCGTGATCGTCATCGCGGCCACGAACCGCGCCGACATCCTGGACCCGGCGCTCACCCGGCCCGGCCGCTTCGACCGGGTCGTCAACGTCTCCCCGCCGGACCGCGGCGGCCGCGAGGCGATCCTGCGCATCCACACCCGGGAGATCCCGCTCGCCCCGGACGTCGACCTCACCCAGGTGGCCCGCACCACCCCCGGAATGACAGGAGCGGATCTGGCCAATCTCGCGAACGAGGCCGCTCTGCTCGCCGTCAAACGCAAGCAGGCGCAGGTGACCGCCTCCGACCTCTCCGAGGCCCTGGAGAAGGTGCAGCTCGGTGCCGAACGCACCCTCGTGATGCCCGAGGAGGACCGCCGTCGCACCGCCTACCACGAGAGCGGCCACGCCCTCCTCGGCATGCTGCAGCCCGGCGCCGACCCGGTCCGCAAGGTCACCATCGTGCCGCGCGGCCGTGCCCTCGGGGTGACCATGTCGACCCCCGAGGTCGAGCGGTACGCGCACTCGGAGGAGTATCTGCGCGGCCGTATCATCGGCGCCCTCGGCGGGATGGCGGCCGAGGAGGTGATCTACGGGGTCGTCACGACCGGCGCCGAGAACGACCTCGAACAGGTCACCAACATCGCGCGCGGGATGGTCGCCCGCTGGGGCATGAGCGACCGCGTCGGCCGGCTCTCGGCCCTGCCCAGCGACGCCCAGCAGGCCTACGGCCTCGCCGCCGCCCCGGCCACCCTCGATGTCATCGACGACGAGATGCGCCGTATCGTCGACGAGTGCTACGAGGAGGCGTTGCGCAAACTCCGCGACCACCGCGGTCAGTTGGACGCCCTCGCCGGGGCCCTGCTGGAGCACGAGACGCTGGAGGAGGCGGACGCCTACCGCGTCGCGGGGATCACCCGCCTGACGAAGGACCCCGACGCCTAG
- a CDS encoding bifunctional DNA primase/polymerase yields MGFTIGGIREIRSGARRRGRSSECTAVAEFTGLWGWDVLPGARAAAGVCSCGRPDCREPGAHPLEFAARVPAGATLDDVTRAWAEFPGAAVMLPVGRAFDVIEVAEPAGRRALVRLERMGLPLGPVTATPEGRTQFFVAPGAAAELTGLLYRMGWDDPAALDLRGLGPGTYITAPPSDRGGLGPVHWLRPPALDSATRPPEARLLLGTLAYVAHRSRA; encoded by the coding sequence ATGGGCTTCACGATCGGCGGCATCCGCGAGATCCGTTCCGGCGCGCGCAGGCGCGGTCGCTCGTCCGAGTGCACCGCCGTCGCCGAGTTCACGGGACTGTGGGGCTGGGACGTCCTGCCGGGCGCCCGGGCCGCGGCCGGCGTCTGTTCCTGCGGCCGCCCCGACTGCCGCGAGCCCGGTGCCCATCCGCTGGAGTTCGCCGCGCGGGTCCCGGCCGGCGCCACCCTCGACGATGTGACACGGGCCTGGGCGGAGTTCCCGGGCGCCGCGGTGATGCTGCCGGTCGGGCGCGCGTTCGACGTGATCGAGGTGGCCGAGCCCGCCGGGCGCCGCGCCCTGGTCAGGCTCGAGCGCATGGGCCTCCCCCTCGGTCCGGTCACCGCCACCCCCGAGGGCCGCACCCAGTTCTTCGTCGCCCCCGGCGCCGCCGCCGAGCTGACCGGCCTCCTCTACCGCATGGGCTGGGACGACCCGGCCGCCCTCGATCTGCGCGGCCTCGGCCCCGGTACGTACATCACGGCCCCGCCCTCCGACCGCGGGGGCCTCGGCCCGGTCCACTGGCTGCGCCCCCCGGCCCTGGACTCGGCGACCCGGCCGCCGGAGGCCCGGCTGCTGCTCGGGACCCTGGCGTACGTGGCGCACCGCTCCCGCGCATAG
- a CDS encoding ammonium transporter, producing the protein MAPAITLAADKLSVANTGFMLICSALVLIMTPGLAFFYGGMVRVKSTLNMLMMSFISMGIVTILWVLYGFSMAFGTDHGSLIGWESDFVGWTGIDKADIWSGYTIPVFAFAVFQMMFAIITPALISGALADRVKFSAWSLFVVLWATVVYFPVAHWVWGTGGWAFELGVIDFAGGTAVHINAGAAALGVILVIGKRVGFKKDPMRPHSLPLVMLGAGLLWFGWFGFNAGSWLGNDDGVGSLMFVNTQIATAAAMLAWLGYEKIRHGAFTTLGAASGAVAGLVAITPSGGAVTPIGAIAIGVIAGVLCAMAVGLKYKFGYDDSLDVVGVHMVGGVIGSLLIGFFASGKGQSDVKGLFYGGGLDQFWKQCAGVFAVLAYSLIASAVLAFLLDKTIGMRVDEDEEISGIDQAEHAETAYDFSGAGGGAARTAAPAAAGAASSKKVDA; encoded by the coding sequence ATGGCACCAGCCATCACGCTCGCCGCAGACAAACTGTCTGTGGCCAACACAGGCTTCATGCTGATCTGTTCCGCCCTGGTGCTGATCATGACCCCGGGACTCGCCTTCTTCTACGGAGGCATGGTCCGCGTCAAGAGCACCCTCAACATGCTGATGATGAGTTTCATCAGCATGGGTATCGTCACCATCCTGTGGGTGCTGTACGGCTTCTCCATGGCGTTCGGTACGGACCACGGCTCGCTCATCGGCTGGGAGTCCGACTTCGTCGGCTGGACCGGCATCGACAAGGCCGACATCTGGTCCGGGTACACGATCCCGGTCTTCGCCTTCGCGGTCTTCCAGATGATGTTCGCCATCATCACGCCCGCCCTGATAAGCGGTGCCCTCGCGGACCGCGTCAAGTTCTCCGCCTGGTCGCTCTTCGTCGTGCTGTGGGCCACGGTCGTCTACTTCCCGGTCGCCCACTGGGTCTGGGGCACCGGCGGCTGGGCCTTCGAGCTCGGTGTGATCGACTTCGCCGGTGGTACGGCGGTCCACATCAACGCGGGTGCCGCGGCGCTCGGTGTGATCCTGGTCATCGGCAAGCGCGTCGGCTTCAAGAAGGACCCGATGCGCCCGCACAGCCTCCCGCTGGTCATGCTCGGCGCGGGCCTGCTGTGGTTCGGCTGGTTCGGCTTCAACGCCGGCTCGTGGCTCGGCAACGACGACGGCGTCGGCTCGCTGATGTTCGTCAACACCCAGATCGCCACCGCCGCCGCCATGCTCGCCTGGCTCGGCTACGAGAAGATCCGCCACGGCGCGTTCACCACCCTCGGTGCCGCCTCCGGCGCGGTCGCCGGTCTGGTCGCCATCACCCCGTCCGGCGGCGCGGTCACCCCGATCGGCGCCATCGCGATCGGCGTCATCGCCGGTGTCCTGTGCGCCATGGCCGTGGGCCTGAAGTACAAGTTCGGCTACGACGACTCCCTCGACGTCGTCGGCGTCCACATGGTCGGCGGTGTCATCGGCTCCCTGCTGATCGGCTTCTTCGCCAGCGGCAAGGGCCAGTCCGACGTCAAGGGCCTCTTCTACGGCGGCGGCCTGGACCAGTTCTGGAAGCAGTGCGCCGGTGTCTTCGCCGTCCTCGCCTACTCCCTGATCGCCTCCGCGGTGCTCGCCTTCCTCCTCGACAAGACCATCGGTATGCGGGTCGACGAGGACGAGGAGATCTCCGGCATCGACCAGGCCGAGCACGCCGAGACCGCGTACGACTTCAGCGGTGCCGGTGGCGGCGCCGCCCGGACCGCGGCACCCGCCGCCGCCGGCGCCGCGAGCAGCAAGAAGGTGGACGCATGA
- the ffh gene encoding signal recognition particle protein, translating to MFDTLSDRLSATFKNLRGKGRLSEADIDATAREIRIALLEADVALPVVRTFIKNVKERALGVEVSRSMNPAQQVLLIVKDELVTILGGETRRLRLAKQPPTVIMLAGLQGAGKTTLAGKLGRWLKEQGHSPLLVACDLQRPNAVNQLSVVAERAGVAVYAPQPGNGVGDPVQVAKDSIEFAKSKVHDVVIVDTAGRLGIDQELMRQAADIRDAVSPDEILFVVDAMIGQDAVNTAEAFRDGVGFDGVVLSKLDGDARGGAALSIRQITGKPIMFASSGEKLEDFDAFHPDRMASRILDQGDLLTLIEQAGKTFSQDEAEKMASKLASKKGQDFTLDDFLSQMEQVRKMGSISKLLGMLPGMGQIKDQINNLDERDVDRTAAIIKSMTPAERQDPTIINGSRRARIAKGSGVEVSAVKGLVERFFEARKMMSRMAQGGGMPGMPGIPGMGGGPGRQKKQPKQAKGKQRSGNPMKRKQQELEAAQRREAQAQGGNAFGVPQQGNQDFELPDEFKKFMG from the coding sequence GTGTTCGATACTCTCTCCGATCGCCTCTCAGCGACTTTCAAGAACCTGCGCGGCAAGGGACGGCTCTCCGAGGCGGACATCGACGCCACCGCGCGCGAGATCCGCATCGCGCTGCTCGAGGCGGACGTGGCCCTGCCCGTCGTGCGGACGTTCATCAAGAACGTCAAGGAGCGCGCCCTCGGCGTCGAGGTCTCGCGTTCGATGAACCCGGCCCAGCAGGTCCTGCTGATCGTGAAGGACGAGCTCGTCACGATCCTCGGCGGCGAGACCCGGCGTCTGCGCCTCGCCAAGCAGCCGCCCACCGTGATCATGCTGGCCGGTCTCCAGGGTGCCGGTAAGACCACCCTCGCGGGCAAGCTCGGCCGCTGGCTGAAGGAGCAGGGCCACTCGCCGCTGCTCGTCGCCTGTGACCTCCAGCGCCCCAACGCCGTCAACCAGCTCAGCGTCGTCGCCGAGCGCGCGGGCGTCGCGGTGTACGCGCCCCAGCCGGGCAACGGCGTGGGCGACCCGGTGCAGGTCGCCAAGGACTCCATCGAGTTCGCGAAGTCGAAGGTCCACGACGTCGTGATCGTGGACACCGCCGGCCGCCTCGGCATCGACCAGGAGCTGATGCGGCAGGCCGCGGACATCCGCGACGCCGTCTCGCCCGACGAGATCCTCTTCGTCGTCGACGCGATGATCGGTCAGGACGCCGTCAACACCGCCGAGGCCTTCCGCGACGGCGTCGGCTTCGACGGCGTGGTGCTCTCCAAGCTCGACGGCGACGCCCGCGGCGGCGCGGCCCTGTCGATCCGGCAGATCACCGGCAAGCCGATCATGTTCGCGTCGAGCGGCGAGAAGCTCGAGGACTTCGACGCCTTCCACCCGGACCGGATGGCCTCCCGCATCCTCGACCAGGGTGACCTGCTCACCCTGATCGAGCAGGCCGGGAAGACGTTCAGCCAGGACGAGGCCGAGAAGATGGCCTCCAAGCTGGCGTCCAAGAAGGGCCAGGACTTCACCCTGGACGACTTCCTGTCCCAGATGGAACAGGTCAGGAAGATGGGGTCGATCTCCAAGCTCCTCGGCATGCTGCCGGGCATGGGCCAGATCAAGGACCAGATCAACAACCTCGACGAGCGGGACGTCGACCGCACCGCGGCGATCATCAAGTCGATGACCCCGGCCGAGCGCCAGGACCCCACGATCATCAACGGCTCGCGCCGCGCCCGTATCGCCAAGGGCTCCGGTGTCGAGGTCAGCGCGGTCAAGGGCCTGGTCGAGCGGTTCTTCGAGGCCCGCAAGATGATGTCCCGCATGGCCCAGGGCGGCGGCATGCCCGGAATGCCGGGCATCCCGGGCATGGGTGGCGGCCCCGGCCGGCAGAAGAAGCAGCCCAAGCAGGCCAAGGGCAAGCAGCGCTCCGGCAACCCGATGAAGCGCAAGCAGCAGGAGCTGGAGGCGGCCCAGCGCCGCGAGGCCCAGGCCCAGGGCGGCAACGCCTTCGGGGTGCCGCAGCAGGGCAACCAGGACTTCGAGCTGCCGGACGAGTTCAAGAAGTTCATGGGCTGA
- a CDS encoding [protein-PII] uridylyltransferase, with amino-acid sequence MTSTDVRNEAEDSGPSGYAAARLRLLTEEARSGPPRRAALSELTDEWLAGLFTAGAEDLRGVSLVAVGGYGRGELSPRSDLDLLLLHDGSDSKAVASLADRLWYPVWDLGLALDHSVRTPAEARKTAGEDLKVHLGLLDARHLAGDLALTSGLRTSVLADWRNQAIKRLPELQELCAERAERQGELQYLLEPDLKEARGGLRDATALRAVAASWLADAPREGLDDARRRLLDVRDALHLATGRATDRLALQEQDQVAAGLGLLDADTLLRQVYEAARVISYASDVTWREVARVLRSRAVRPRLRAMLGGGKPVPERSPLAEGVVEQDGEVVLARAARPERDPVLPLRAAAAAAQAGLPLSLHAVRRLAATVRPLPTPWPAEAREQLVTLLGSGRPTVEVWEALEAEGLITRFLPDWERVRCRPQRNAVHIWTVDRHLIETAVRASEFTRRVSRPDLLLVAALLHDVGKGWPGDHSVAGEIIAKDVAARIGFDRADVAVLSSLVRHHLLLIETATRRDLEDPATVRSVAEAVGTQSTLELLHALTEADALATGPAAWSSWRGSLVADLVKRVGAVLAGDEPDEPDASAPTAEQERLAIEAVATGSPVLALRAQTEPPADAGEQPAGDPEPLGVELLIAVPDQAGVLPAVAGVLAVHRLTVRTAELRALDLPDGVEGSVLLLNWRVAAEYGSLPQAARLRADLVRALDGSLDIAGRLAERDAAYPRRRGVIAPPARVTVAPAASRHATVIEVRAQDAPGLLFRIGSALEDAAVRVRSMHVSTLGANAVDAFYVTGADGSPLPVDEAAAVSRKLEETLRG; translated from the coding sequence GTGACGAGTACGGACGTGCGAAACGAAGCAGAGGACTCGGGACCCAGCGGCTACGCGGCGGCCCGGCTGCGCCTCCTCACCGAGGAGGCGCGGTCCGGGCCGCCGCGCCGTGCGGCCCTCTCGGAACTGACCGACGAATGGCTCGCCGGCCTGTTCACCGCGGGCGCGGAGGACCTGCGGGGGGTCTCCCTGGTCGCCGTCGGCGGCTACGGCCGCGGCGAGCTCTCCCCGCGCAGCGACCTCGATCTGCTGCTCCTGCACGACGGCAGCGACAGCAAGGCGGTCGCCTCCCTCGCCGACCGCCTCTGGTACCCGGTGTGGGACCTGGGCCTCGCCCTCGACCACTCGGTCCGCACCCCCGCCGAGGCCCGCAAGACCGCCGGTGAGGACCTGAAGGTCCACCTCGGTCTCCTCGACGCCCGCCATCTCGCCGGCGACCTGGCGCTGACCTCCGGGCTGCGCACGAGCGTCCTCGCCGACTGGCGCAACCAGGCGATCAAACGCCTGCCCGAACTCCAGGAGCTCTGCGCCGAACGCGCCGAACGCCAGGGCGAGCTCCAGTACCTGCTGGAACCGGACCTCAAAGAGGCCCGCGGCGGCCTGAGAGACGCCACCGCCCTGCGCGCCGTCGCCGCCTCCTGGCTCGCCGACGCCCCCCGCGAGGGCCTCGACGACGCCCGCCGCCGTCTCCTCGACGTCCGGGACGCCCTCCACCTGGCCACCGGCCGCGCCACCGACCGCCTGGCCCTCCAGGAGCAGGACCAGGTCGCCGCCGGGCTCGGCCTCCTCGACGCAGACACCCTCCTGCGGCAGGTCTACGAGGCCGCGCGCGTCATCTCGTACGCCAGTGACGTCACCTGGCGCGAAGTGGCGCGTGTGCTGCGCTCGCGCGCCGTACGGCCCCGGCTGCGCGCCATGCTCGGCGGCGGGAAGCCCGTCCCCGAGCGCTCGCCGCTGGCCGAGGGCGTCGTCGAACAGGACGGCGAGGTGGTGCTCGCCCGCGCCGCACGCCCCGAACGCGACCCCGTGCTCCCGCTGCGCGCCGCGGCCGCCGCCGCACAGGCCGGCCTCCCGCTCTCCCTGCACGCCGTACGCCGCCTCGCCGCCACCGTGCGCCCGCTGCCCACGCCCTGGCCCGCCGAGGCCCGCGAACAGCTCGTCACCCTGCTCGGCTCCGGCCGGCCCACCGTCGAGGTCTGGGAGGCCCTCGAGGCCGAGGGACTGATCACCCGGTTCCTGCCCGACTGGGAGCGGGTCCGCTGCCGGCCGCAGCGCAACGCCGTGCACATCTGGACCGTCGACCGGCACCTCATCGAGACCGCCGTCCGCGCCTCCGAGTTCACCCGCCGCGTCAGCCGCCCCGACCTGCTCCTCGTCGCGGCGCTGCTGCACGACGTCGGCAAGGGCTGGCCCGGCGACCACTCGGTCGCGGGCGAGATCATCGCCAAGGACGTCGCCGCCCGCATCGGCTTCGACCGCGCCGACGTGGCGGTGCTCTCCTCCCTCGTACGGCATCACCTGCTGCTCATCGAGACGGCCACCCGGCGCGACCTGGAGGACCCCGCCACCGTCCGCTCGGTCGCCGAGGCGGTCGGCACGCAGAGCACCCTGGAGCTGCTGCACGCGCTCACCGAGGCGGACGCGCTGGCCACCGGGCCCGCCGCCTGGTCCTCCTGGCGGGGTTCGCTCGTGGCGGACCTGGTCAAGCGGGTCGGAGCGGTCCTCGCCGGGGACGAGCCCGACGAGCCGGACGCCTCCGCGCCCACCGCCGAACAGGAGCGGCTCGCCATCGAGGCGGTCGCCACCGGCAGCCCCGTGCTGGCCCTGCGCGCCCAGACCGAACCGCCGGCCGACGCGGGGGAGCAGCCGGCCGGCGACCCCGAGCCGCTCGGCGTGGAACTCCTCATCGCCGTACCCGACCAGGCGGGCGTGCTGCCCGCGGTGGCCGGCGTGCTCGCCGTGCACCGGCTGACCGTGCGCACCGCCGAGCTGCGCGCCCTGGACCTGCCGGACGGCGTCGAGGGCTCCGTCCTGCTGTTGAACTGGCGGGTCGCCGCCGAGTACGGCTCCCTGCCCCAGGCCGCCCGGCTGCGCGCCGACCTCGTCCGCGCCCTCGACGGCTCGCTGGACATCGCGGGCCGGCTCGCCGAGCGGGACGCGGCCTATCCCCGGCGCCGGGGCGTGATCGCGCCCCCCGCCCGTGTGACGGTCGCCCCCGCCGCCTCCCGGCACGCCACCGTCATCGAGGTGCGCGCCCAGGACGCGCCGGGTCTGCTGTTCCGGATCGGCTCCGCCCTGGAGGACGCGGCCGTACGGGTGCGCAGCATGCACGTCAGCACCCTGGGCGCGAACGCCGTGGACGCCTTCTACGTCACCGGCGCGGACGGCTCCCCGCTGCCGGTCGACGAGGCGGCGGCCGTGTCGCGCAAGCTGGAGGAGACCCTGCGGGGCTGA
- a CDS encoding SAM-dependent methyltransferase: protein MTPVLVRQHLPTAGPVPRADLGARARDWSEIQERMLVPLYEAVYERLEVGPGTRLLGLGCGSGLALLMAAFRGAALTGVEPGSPDRLALARERLQPPAGEAPGRGGIRLGRSPKDAADAETPAYTLVTAFEPIGCLAGDAEDLVGLLRAAVPLAERGAPVVLVGWGPPERCATWDVLRAVAGADALTRGTAGPDPTADHSAREGRRRSGGEDGLPGGTGRLRPALRDDLEEAAERAGLRPDGSGRVACPFGYAGVDSAVRGLLATGLFDAAVAAADPDQVGKELTEALHPYRRRDGTVWMPNVFRYLIARTP, encoded by the coding sequence ATGACACCTGTGCTCGTGCGGCAGCACCTTCCCACCGCGGGGCCGGTGCCCCGCGCGGACCTGGGTGCACGCGCGCGTGACTGGTCCGAGATCCAGGAACGGATGCTGGTTCCGCTCTACGAGGCCGTCTACGAGCGGCTGGAAGTGGGCCCCGGGACCCGGCTGCTCGGCCTCGGCTGCGGCTCCGGTCTCGCCCTGCTGATGGCGGCCTTCAGAGGCGCGGCCCTCACCGGTGTCGAGCCCGGCTCCCCCGACCGGCTGGCCCTCGCCCGCGAGCGGCTGCAGCCGCCGGCCGGCGAGGCACCCGGGCGAGGCGGCATCCGGCTTGGCCGGTCACCGAAGGACGCGGCCGACGCGGAGACGCCCGCGTACACCCTGGTGACCGCCTTCGAACCGATCGGTTGTCTCGCGGGCGACGCGGAGGACCTGGTGGGACTGCTCAGGGCGGCGGTGCCGCTCGCCGAGCGGGGGGCGCCGGTGGTCCTCGTCGGCTGGGGCCCGCCGGAGCGCTGCGCCACCTGGGACGTCCTGCGCGCGGTGGCCGGAGCGGACGCCCTGACGCGCGGGACGGCCGGACCGGATCCGACGGCCGACCACTCCGCGCGGGAGGGCCGCCGGCGCTCCGGCGGTGAGGACGGCCTCCCGGGCGGCACGGGCCGGCTGCGGCCCGCCCTGCGGGACGATCTGGAGGAGGCCGCCGAGCGGGCGGGGCTGCGGCCCGACGGGTCCGGGCGGGTGGCGTGTCCCTTCGGCTACGCCGGGGTGGACAGCGCCGTCCGGGGCCTGCTGGCCACGGGCCTGTTCGACGCGGCTGTCGCGGCGGCCGACCCGGACCAGGTCGGCAAGGAGCTGACGGAGGCCCTGCACCCCTACCGCCGGCGCGACGGCACGGTGTGGATGCCGAACGTGTTCCGCTACCTGATCGCCCGGACGCCCTAG